TCCCGGCGGGAGCCGGGCGCGGCGGCACGACCACGCGGGGCGCCTTGTTGCTCTGCTCCTGTGCTTCGCGTTCGGCGCGCTCGCGCTCGATGTCTTCCTTCGAGCGGACGACGGCGCCGGCGGGCAGCTTGGGTGCTACGCTTTGCGGTTGGTCGGAAGAGCCGTCGTTCTCGGAATCGGAGGACGCGTCACCAGACGCAGCGCCTGCGTTGCCAAATTCGCTTCGCAGGCTTTCGGCCGAAATGTTGTCGATCGTGCTGGAGGCACTCTTCACTTGGTACCCGCGCTTTTTAAGCAGGTTAATGAGTTCGGCATTGTCCATACCGATGTCTTTGGAAAGCTCGTATATCCGAACAGCCATGTATTAATTATAAAAGGTCAGCTCTGCGTTTCAGTCAATGGGCGGATGCGCTTAGGCACCCGCGCTGTTGCGGTAGTCGGAGACGATTTGCACCAGCGCCTCGGCGTCTTCCGTCGTAAAGCCGAGTTCTTCGAGGTCGTCCGCTTCGACGCCTTCGAAGGCTTCGGGCGAGGTGAAGCCGTTCTGGACGAGGAAGATCGCCACATCGCGGTTGATGTTGGGCAGTTGCGTCCAGCGGGCGATACCGGCCTCCAGCTTGTCGTCGAAGCCGGCTTCGCGATGTTCTTCCTTCGCGATGTCGAGCTTCCAGCCGAGGAGGCGGTGGGTCAGTCGGGCGTTCTGGCCGTGGCGACCGATCGCGATGGAAAGGTCTTCTTCCGACACTTCAAAGTAGATGCGACTGTGGGCTTCGTCAAGGCGCACGTTTTTCGGGCGGGCGGGCTTGATCGCTTCTTCGAGGAAGCGCACCGGGTCGGCATCCCACTTGATGATGTCGATCTTTTCGCCGCCGAGCTCACGCACGATGCTCTTGACGCGGGCGCCGCGGGCGCCGACGCAGGCGCCGACGGGGTCGACCTTGTCGTCGTTGCTGCGCACGGCGATCTTGGTGCGGTAGCCGGGCTCGCGGGCGATGGATTCGATGACGACGGTGCCGTCGGCGATTTCCGTCACCTCAAGCTCGAAGAGGCGGCGCACAAACTTGGGGCTGGCGCGGCTGAGGATCAACTCGGGGCCACGGTTGGTGGCTTCGATGCTCGCGAGGAGGCAGCGGATGCGTTCGCCGGGGGCGTAGTCTTCCCCCCGCACGCGTTCGCGTGGCGGCAGGATGGCTTCGGCCTTGCCCATGTCGACGATCAGGTTGCCTCGTTCGCGGCGGCGGACGATCCCCGTCACGATGTCGCCCACCATGTCTTTATAGTCGTCGTAAATGCGCTCCTTCTCGAATTGGCGAAGGCGCTGCATGATCGTCTGGCGCGCGGTCTGCGCGGCAATGCGGCCCAACTGCTCCGGGTCCATCTCCTTCTCGATGAAGAGACCGACGTCGGCATTGGGGTTGAGCGCGCGCGCTTTTTCGATGTGGATCTCCCGGCTGGTATCACTCACCGAATCGACTACTTCCATGATCGCCCAGGCCTTGAGACCCCCGGTGCGCGGGTTGATCTCGATCTTGAGTTCCTGGCCGGCATTCACGCCCTTGGAGGCCGCGCTGCGGATAGCATTGGAGATCGCCGCGATCATTTCCTCACGCGGGATCCCCTTCTCTTTCTCCATGTATTCGAGGACGGAAAGTATCTCTTGGCTCATCGGTGTGTGTATCAGATAGACCCCATCAGGGACAAAAAAAGCGGGCGGAAGGCCCACTTTCACGACGGTGACGGGTTGGGAAAGCGAGTATTAAGCGGGATCGCGTGTTACCTGTCAAGCGTCGGCCCGGAAACGGCGCGCAGGATGGTGAAAAATACCGGCCCCTCCCCCCGCGAAAACCCATCAGTCTGGATTGACAGCAGGCTCGACTCACGCATGATTGCCTCCGTTGAATCCAGGTGCAAGGTCAAGGGCGGAAACTGCCGGTTGAAGGAGCTTCAGGGGCGGTTTGAAATCCGGTGCGCGGAAACGACTTGATCCAGACCTATTAGTCAGGGACAGAGTTAGATGAGTATGAAGTTGTTTGTTGGGAACGTCAATTGGGACGCTCCAGTGGAAGAAATCAAAGCGTACCTCGGTCAGTTCGGCGAAATCGAGGACTTCTTTTATCCGTTAGATCGTGAAACCGGTCGCCCCCGTGGCTTCTGCTTTGTCACGTATACCAATGAAGAGGATGCTCAAACTGCCCTCAAGGCTCTCGATGGGGCTGAATTTGCCGGTCGCCCCCTGAAAGCCAACCCTGCTGTGCCGAAGGAAGACCTCGGCGGCGGCGCTCCCCGCGGCCCCCGTGGCGGTGGTGGCGATCGCCCGCGTCGTCCCTTCAACGACGGCCCCCGTGGCGGTGGCGGCGGCGGCTTCCGTCCGCGTAGCGACGCCCCTCGTGGCGGTGGCGAACGTGGCGGCTGGGACCGTGGCGGCGATCGCGGTTTCGACCGTGGCGAGCGCAGCGGTGGTGGCGGCGGTTACGACCGTGGCGCACCCCGTGGCGAGCGTAGCGGTGGCAGCTGGGATCGCGGCGGCGACGACCGTCCGCGCCGTGGCTACCCGACCCGCCCCTCCTCCGGCGGTGGTGAAGATGATGGCGTGCGCATCCGCGTCCCCCGCCGTCGCTACACCGACGACGAATAAGGCGCTTGCCAGCCCACCTTTTTCCTTTTTCGCGCGGAGGCTCTCACCTCCGCGCTTTTTTTGTGCCAGCCCCAAAACAACCGCTATGACCCAATACCCCCATAATACGGTCATACAAACACTCATTACCAGTTGACATTATACGGTAGCAGGCTAAGCGTGGCCACGCCAACTTTAACTATTCTATGTATGAATAAGCTATCTGCCTGTCTCTGTTTTCTGCCCATCTCTTTAACATTTGTCTCGCCTCTAATGGCGCAAACATCCGACGCCACAGAAAGACGGCTCGGGATTGGAGTATCCTACGGAAGCGAAGATCTCTTCGTCTGCACTTTTGATGTGAACGGATGGATGATAGGAGCTTTCGGCAAAAACTGGTCAACGGCCGAAAAGCGGGAAGCTGGGACGAGCAACTACGGTCGCACGAAAATAGGAGAAACCGAATCGGTTTGGGGCTTCGACCTTGGGTATGCCTACCCAGTCTTGAACCGTCTCCGTATCGGCGCTGAAGCTTCCGTAGCGTGGGAAACCACTTACGGTAAGTACCAAGACGGCAGATTCACGGAAGGCTACTACCTTTCAGAGGAAGAAGACAAAACACATGCGGGCGTGGGAGCATTCGCAGCTTTTGCCGTTACTCAAAACCTGGAGCTGACCGTCAACGCAAGCACCATTAAGGGTTATGGCGGAGGCATCATGCTTCGCTTTTAAAGCGAAGCATGCCTTGTCTCGCCCCATGAACAGGAGCGAACAAGTCACACCGGCTCCCGTCATTACCTCTACACCACCGGCAGCGACTTGAAGCTGGCGCCGCCTTTGTCTTCGCTGCGGGGGCGGATGAAGGCGTAGAGGGTGCCGACGATGGTCTTGGTCACGATCTCGCCGAAGATCACTGCTGCGAGCATCTTCCAGCCGAAGATGCCCGCGAAGGCCACGAGGTTGAACACGGCAGAGTCGACGGGGATGCTGACCGCGTTGGAGCCGAGCACGCGCACCATCCAGCTGCGCTCGCGCAGGCGGTGGTAGACCTCCGTGTCCATGCTCTCGGCAATGAGGATCGCCAGCACCGAGGCGGCAAAAACGCGCACTCCACCCTCGCGCAGGTAGCCGAAACCTTCCGCCAGCCACTCGGAGCCGCCGCGCAGGCACAGCTCGATCAGCGGAGCGCCCCAGAGGTATTTGAAGGATACCAGCAGCAGGAGCGTGAGCAGGGCCGTTGTGCCGATCACGGCGTAGACGACTTTGCGGCCGTAGACGTGCATACGGTCGCGCTGCGTAAAGGTGAGGCCGAAAATGAGCGTGCCGACCGCGACCTGCCCGAACAGCGGGAAGGGGATAAAAAGAGTGGCCGTCAGATTCGCCGCCAGCACGGCCAGAATGTAGATTAAGATAGGCATGGGGCGGACGAAAAATAAAGGTAGCTAGTCCCCATGCCTACGGGCGGCAATCGCTAAAATAAAGATTGCCGCGCGAGTTATGGGATTTTTGCTAGCCCTGCGCCATGTTGATTCGCTTTCTCCAACACCTCCAGCCGCTGCCTCTGGCTTCCGTCGCCCGGCAGTATCAACGGTTTGAGCTGAAGGGAGACATGCAGGCCGGCCTCAACACCGCCCTGCTGGCCTTTCCCCAGGGGATCGCCTACGCCTCCATCGCAGGTCTGCCGATCCAGTATGGCATTTTCGGCTCGATTATGGCCGCCTTGGTCGCGCCGTGGTTTTCGGGCTCGCGCTTCATCACGCCGGGGCCGACCAATGCCACTGCCGCCATGGTGCTGGCGACCTTCCCCACCCTCGGCCTCGCGACCGAGGCGGAGCGGGCGTTGGGCCTGCCGCTGGTCCTGCTGATGACGGGCAGCTTTCTGATTTTTGGTGCCATCCTGCAGGTGGCCAACCTGATCCAGTATGTTTCGCGCTCGGTCGTAACGGGCTACATCTCCGCCGCCGCCGTCTACATCATCATCAACCAGATCCCGAAAGTCCTGGGGCTGACGCTGGAGGCACCACCGGGGGCCAACATCCTGACGCTCGTCTGGCACACCGTGCTGAGCCTCGGCACCTTCCAGATCAGCGCAGTCCTGATCAGCGCCCTGACTTTGGTAATTTACCTGACGGTGACGCGCTGGCGGCCCAAGTGGCCGGTGGTGGCGCTCGTGCTGTTTGTAGTCTCGGCCATTACGGCGGGGATGACGGCACTGCACGTGTTCGACTTGCTCGACGGCCCGGTCGCCCACGCCTCGGCGATCAAGCCGGACAACTGGGTCATCTCGCCGCCCCTGAGCCGCGGCAACTGGACCGATTTTGCCACGGTAGCCCTCACGCTGGCCTTCCTCATCGCGCTGGAGTCGATCTCGATCGGCAAGACGCTCGCCGCCCGGAGCGGTCAGCGCCTCGATGCCAACCAGGAGATCCTCGGGCTGGGCCTCGCCAACGTGGTCTGCGGCCTCTACCAGGGCATGCCCGCCGGGGGCTCGCTCACGCGCTCGCAGCTCAACTTCAGCAGCGGGGCCAAGACGGGCTTTTCCAATATCTACAGCGGGCTGATCTGCCTCGTGGGCGCCCTGACGCTCGGCCAGTTGACGGGCTTTATCCCGGTGCCGGTGCTGGGCGTGCTCGTCATTACGATCGGGATCTCGCTCATCAACCGCAAGGTGATCCGCGTGGTGTGGTCGACCACCGTGTCCGACCGGATCGTGTATCTCGTGACGCTCGTCTCCGCCCTGATGCTGCGGCTCGACTTCGCCATTATCCTCGGCACCGCCACCAGCATCCTGCTCTTCCTGCGCAAGGCCGCCCAGCCGGAGCTGATGGAATACGGCGAGGAGGAGGCCAGCCGCTTTGCCCCCAAGGACGGCGCGCCGACAGCCGAGATCGCCATCGTCCACGTGGAGGGCAACCTGTTCTTTGGCGCCGCCGAGCTGTTCCGCGACCAGATGCGCCGGGTGTGCGAGCGCCAGAACCAGAAGATCGTGATCCTGAAGCTGCGCAACGCCCACCACCTCGACGCCACCGCCGTGCTCGCCCTCGAAGAGCTGGTGCGCTACATGCAGGAGACCAGTCGCCGCCTGTTGATCAGCGAAGCGCGCGACGAGACGATGCGCATCTTCCGCAACAGCGGCCTGCTCGCCGTCATCGGGCAGGAAAACGTCTTTGCCGATGATGCGCACAACCCCACCCTCTCCACCTCGTTGGCCCTGCGGCACGCGATGCGCCTGATGGGTGGCCAGGAGGCCGAAGTAAAAATCTTCGTTGGCGGCTCGCATCGGCCGGATGAACCCGGTAAACAAGCTTCGTGATGGACGCTTCCCGCCCTTCCCTTGCCGCAATTCTGGCCCTGGCCGCCTCGCTGATCCTCGTCGTGACGGGCTCGGCCATGGTGCTGCTGTTTCTCTATTCGTTTGCGATGCTCGCCGTGAGCGTCGTGCTGATCGTGATCGGAGCGGCCCTGCTCTGGTGGGGCATGAAGCGCCTCCACACGCAGCAGGAGGCGGCCAACCAGAGCGGGCCAGAGCAGGCCTGAGCGACGGGCGACTTTGGTCGTGGCACTCTTCCAGAGTGCATTCTTGGGCTTGTAAAACCCGGGGTATCGATCCGCTCTTGCGGACCTCAACCCCGCGCTAAGATCTGGCAAGCCTCTGGCTTGCTGGACAATTCAGCATCCCGGAGGGCGTGCTACGGCGACAACTCGCTACAACTCCGTATACTTCAGGCTTTTGCCTTTGGCTTTTTCGACGGGGTATTTGCGGTCGTTCTTCTCGATCTTGGCGCGGATGGCCTCGGCGAGGTCGATGCCGCTGATGTTGGAAAACTCCATCGCGTAGATCACCACGTCGGCCAGCTCCTCGCGAATGGCGGCGGTCTTGGCGGAATCGCGGGCGATTTCGCGGCTCTGCTCGGAGCTGCACCAGAGGAAGTGCTCCATCAGCTCCCCCGCCTCGGCAGCGAGGGCCATGGAGAGGTTTTTGGGGCTGTGAAACTGCTCCCAGTCGCGCGCGTGGGCAAATTCAAATACGGCCTGCTTCAGTTCGGCCACGGTGGTCTCGGCATCGGCCATTGCCAGCAGCCTAGCCCCCGAAACCCCAAACTCAAGCACGGAAAACACTTGCGGCATTCACCAGTTGAGCATAGCTGTAATCGGGTGGCAGGTTTCAAGCCGACAGACGTCCAACTCATTGGGCAAGAGGTAGCAATTCGCTGGTCGGACGGCCGGGAAGACTTCATCCCGATGGAGCGCCTGCGGGCGTGGTCCCCCAGTGCCGAGAATATGGGCGAGCCCGACATCTTCGGGCGCATCCACGGCGCCGACCCGCGCGACTCTTTCCCGGGCGTCACCGTGGTCGGCTGGGAGCTGGTCGGCACCTACGCCATCCGCTTTATTTTCTCCGACCGTCACCAGTCCGGCCTCTACAGCTACGCCTACTTGCGCCGGCTCGGAGATTATGTGGCCGAGGATGCAACCTGAGCTCACTCTGGTCTGTTTACCCTCGCAGGATTGAACATTTGCTTGAATTAAAGGTCCTACTAAACATGCACCACCCTGCCAGCGCGGATCCCTTAACCTGTGCTTAAGAAGCGTTGGGATGTGACGTTGTAGCAAAGGAAGCTCACTCATGAATTTTCGTACCCCGCTCAATCGTTGGATGGCCTCGGGCATGCTGGCCTCCGCTTTCGCCCTCAGTTCACCATCCGCTTTTGGCCTCGAAGTCACCCGCGACACGCGGGAGCGCCTGAAGAAAGAGACGATCTACGCGATCGACATGATTCAGCGCTACCACTACAAGCAAAAGCCTTTTCAGGAGCTGGATGCGGTCGAGCTGATCGACACCTACATGGAAGACCTCGACGGCTCGCGCCTCTTCTTCCTGCGCGAAGATCAGGACTTTGCCCACGCCCGCTTCGGTGACTCCATGAAGCGCGTCTACCTCATCTCGGGCGACCTCTTCCCGGCCTTCGAGATCTACGACACCTACGAAAAGCGCGTGACGGACCGCCTCGCCTGGATCAAGGAGCGTCTGACGAAGCCCCTCGACCTCGAGAGCGACAAGACTTACGAGACCGACCGTAGCGAAGTCGCCTACCCGGCTGACCAAGCCGACGCCGACGACCTGTGGGAGCGCCGCCTGACCTTCGAAGTCGTGAGCGAAATGCTCGAAGACGTCTCCTACGATGAGGCCGTCGAAAAGGTCCAGAAGCGTTACGACCGCTTTTCCAAGCAGATGAAGGAGATGGACGTGCACAGCGTGCAGGAGACTTTCCTGACCTCGCTCGCCCAGCTCTACGATCCCCACAGCAACTTTTTCTCCTGGGACAGCACTCAGGAGTTCAACATCGCGATCAGCAACAGCCTCATCGGCATCGGTGCCCAACTGCGCCAGATCGAAGAGACTTGTGTGATCGAGCGCCTCCTGCCCGGTGGACCCGCCGAAATGAGCGGCGAGCTGCACCCCGGCGACAAGATCGTGGCCGTGGCTCAGGGCACCGGCGTGCCGGTCGACGTGATGGGCATGAAGCTGCGCGACATCGTGAAGATGATCCGCGGCGAAGAAGGCTCTGAAGTCCGCCTGACCATCGAGCCGGCCAACGAAACCGGCCGCAAGGTCATCAGCCTCAACCGCGACAAAGTCGAGCTGACGGCGAACCTCGCGCACGGCGAGATCCACGAAGTGCCGATGGGTGAAGACCAGCTCGTGCCGATCGGCGTGATCAAGCTCTCATCGTTCTACGGCGAAGGCACTTTCGACGAGGCCGACACCAGCACCAGCCGCGACGTGAAGGAGCTGATCACCAAGCTGGAAGAACATGGCGTAAAGGGCCTCGTGCTCGACCTGCGCAACAACGGCGGCGGCCGCCTCGAAGAAGCCGTTGCCCTCGCCGGCCTCTTTATCCCCACCGGCCCCGTAGTGCAAAAGCGCAACTACGACGGTCAGGTGGATACCGATTGGGACAAGGACCCGTCCGTGGCCTACGACGGCCCCCTCGTCGTGCTGACGAGCAAGCAGAGCGCCTCCGCCAGTGAGATTGTGGCCGGTGCGCTCAAGGCCTATGGCCGCGCCCTGATCGTCGGCGACACCACGACCCACGGCAAGGGCACCGTCCAGGCCCCCATCGACCTGCGCAACATGCTGCACCGCCGCGCCGAAAACGGCATCGACGACGTGGGCATGGTCAAGATCACGATCCAGAAGTTTTATCTGCCCGACGGTGCCTCGACCCAGAACAAGGGCGTGCCCGCCGACATCGTGCTGCCCTCCGCCACCGAG
The nucleotide sequence above comes from Verrucomicrobiota bacterium JB022. Encoded proteins:
- a CDS encoding SulP family inorganic anion transporter, whose protein sequence is MLIRFLQHLQPLPLASVARQYQRFELKGDMQAGLNTALLAFPQGIAYASIAGLPIQYGIFGSIMAALVAPWFSGSRFITPGPTNATAAMVLATFPTLGLATEAERALGLPLVLLMTGSFLIFGAILQVANLIQYVSRSVVTGYISAAAVYIIINQIPKVLGLTLEAPPGANILTLVWHTVLSLGTFQISAVLISALTLVIYLTVTRWRPKWPVVALVLFVVSAITAGMTALHVFDLLDGPVAHASAIKPDNWVISPPLSRGNWTDFATVALTLAFLIALESISIGKTLAARSGQRLDANQEILGLGLANVVCGLYQGMPAGGSLTRSQLNFSSGAKTGFSNIYSGLICLVGALTLGQLTGFIPVPVLGVLVITIGISLINRKVIRVVWSTTVSDRIVYLVTLVSALMLRLDFAIILGTATSILLFLRKAAQPELMEYGEEEASRFAPKDGAPTAEIAIVHVEGNLFFGAAELFRDQMRRVCERQNQKIVILKLRNAHHLDATAVLALEELVRYMQETSRRLLISEARDETMRIFRNSGLLAVIGQENVFADDAHNPTLSTSLALRHAMRLMGGQEAEVKIFVGGSHRPDEPGKQAS
- a CDS encoding queuosine precursor transporter, coding for MPILIYILAVLAANLTATLFIPFPLFGQVAVGTLIFGLTFTQRDRMHVYGRKVVYAVIGTTALLTLLLLVSFKYLWGAPLIELCLRGGSEWLAEGFGYLREGGVRVFAASVLAILIAESMDTEVYHRLRERSWMVRVLGSNAVSIPVDSAVFNLVAFAGIFGWKMLAAVIFGEIVTKTIVGTLYAFIRPRSEDKGGASFKSLPVV
- a CDS encoding carboxy terminal-processing peptidase; translated protein: MNFRTPLNRWMASGMLASAFALSSPSAFGLEVTRDTRERLKKETIYAIDMIQRYHYKQKPFQELDAVELIDTYMEDLDGSRLFFLREDQDFAHARFGDSMKRVYLISGDLFPAFEIYDTYEKRVTDRLAWIKERLTKPLDLESDKTYETDRSEVAYPADQADADDLWERRLTFEVVSEMLEDVSYDEAVEKVQKRYDRFSKQMKEMDVHSVQETFLTSLAQLYDPHSNFFSWDSTQEFNIAISNSLIGIGAQLRQIEETCVIERLLPGGPAEMSGELHPGDKIVAVAQGTGVPVDVMGMKLRDIVKMIRGEEGSEVRLTIEPANETGRKVISLNRDKVELTANLAHGEIHEVPMGEDQLVPIGVIKLSSFYGEGTFDEADTSTSRDVKELITKLEEHGVKGLVLDLRNNGGGRLEEAVALAGLFIPTGPVVQKRNYDGQVDTDWDKDPSVAYDGPLVVLTSKQSASASEIVAGALKAYGRALIVGDTTTHGKGTVQAPIDLRNMLHRRAENGIDDVGMVKITIQKFYLPDGASTQNKGVPADIVLPSATEFLLEGEAQLDHALAWDTIPPVEFALRSNAQTETVALDQVNDILIKELSQRSLDRQHNLPEFQFWQRNLDWLRKKNDQTSVSLNLDARRVQKTEDETLRDQFEEERLEFRKHRFPMQEVDLALTAKKDEEHQEKLRSTPLPDGRDRANQFYQKVFYYSPENDAKIHEVWVEYLNYEEGLDHAEELATTLSETSGEEISTEQMETVLNGLKHRDRTQTFNPHANFAEALGDGFTAKQIDDLLPVFFREMVQYDPDVLEDRPNIDVELRESMRILSDWIVLANHEESPFETVTAKEDSKHQDDKMAL
- the nusA gene encoding transcription termination factor NusA — protein: MSQEILSVLEYMEKEKGIPREEMIAAISNAIRSAASKGVNAGQELKIEINPRTGGLKAWAIMEVVDSVSDTSREIHIEKARALNPNADVGLFIEKEMDPEQLGRIAAQTARQTIMQRLRQFEKERIYDDYKDMVGDIVTGIVRRRERGNLIVDMGKAEAILPPRERVRGEDYAPGERIRCLLASIEATNRGPELILSRASPKFVRRLFELEVTEIADGTVVIESIAREPGYRTKIAVRSNDDKVDPVGACVGARGARVKSIVRELGGEKIDIIKWDADPVRFLEEAIKPARPKNVRLDEAHSRIYFEVSEEDLSIAIGRHGQNARLTHRLLGWKLDIAKEEHREAGFDDKLEAGIARWTQLPNINRDVAIFLVQNGFTSPEAFEGVEADDLEELGFTTEDAEALVQIVSDYRNSAGA
- a CDS encoding DUF971 domain-containing protein codes for the protein MAGFKPTDVQLIGQEVAIRWSDGREDFIPMERLRAWSPSAENMGEPDIFGRIHGADPRDSFPGVTVVGWELVGTYAIRFIFSDRHQSGLYSYAYLRRLGDYVAEDAT
- a CDS encoding RNA-binding protein encodes the protein MKLFVGNVNWDAPVEEIKAYLGQFGEIEDFFYPLDRETGRPRGFCFVTYTNEEDAQTALKALDGAEFAGRPLKANPAVPKEDLGGGAPRGPRGGGGDRPRRPFNDGPRGGGGGGFRPRSDAPRGGGERGGWDRGGDRGFDRGERSGGGGGYDRGAPRGERSGGSWDRGGDDRPRRGYPTRPSSGGGEDDGVRIRVPRRRYTDDE
- a CDS encoding nucleotide pyrophosphohydrolase, producing MADAETTVAELKQAVFEFAHARDWEQFHSPKNLSMALAAEAGELMEHFLWCSSEQSREIARDSAKTAAIREELADVVIYAMEFSNISGIDLAEAIRAKIEKNDRKYPVEKAKGKSLKYTEL